From Triticum urartu cultivar G1812 chromosome 2, Tu2.1, whole genome shotgun sequence, a single genomic window includes:
- the LOC125539616 gene encoding 60S ribosomal protein L12-3-like: MPPKLDPSQVVEVYVRVTGGEVGAASSLAPKIGPLGLSPKKIGEDIAKETAKDWKGLRVTVKLTVQNRQAKVSVVPSAAALVIKSLKEPERDRKKVKNIKHNGNISLDDVIVIAKIMKPRSMAKEMAGTVKEILGTCVSVGCTVDGKDPKDLQTEIDDGEVEIPSA, encoded by the coding sequence ATGCCGCCCAAGCTAGACCCGTCGCAGGTGGTGGAGGTCTACGTCCGGGTGACCGGAGGCGAGGTCGGCGCGGCTTCGTCGCTCGCCCCCAAGATCGGGCCCCTCGGCCTCTCCCCCAAGAAGATCGGTGAGGACATCGCCAAGGAGACGGCCAAGGACTGGAAGGGCCTCCGCGTCACCGTCAAGCTCACCGTCCAGAACCGTCAGGCCAAGGTCTCCGTCGTCCCTTCGGCCGCGGCGCTCGTCATCAAGTCCCTCAAGGAGCCCGAGAGGGACAGGAAGAAGGTGAAGAACATCAAGCACAACGGCAACATCAGCCTCGACGACGTCATCGTGATCGCCAAGATCATGAAGCCCAGGTCCATGGCCAAGGAGATGGCCGGGACTGTCAAGGAGATCCTCGGCACCTGCGTCAGCGTCGGCTGCACCGTCGACGGGAAGGACCCCAAGGACCTGCAGACGGAGATCGACGACGGCGAGGTCGAGATCCCCTCCGCTTAA